Proteins from one Erysipelothrix larvae genomic window:
- the deoB gene encoding phosphopentomutase: MGKYKFNRIITVVMDSVGAGAAHDAEKYGDAGSDTLGHIGEAVGGLNLPYLQNLGLGNLHPIKGVDPVEKPHGYYTKLVETSAGKDTMTGHWELMGLFIDEPFITFTETGFPQDLLDELSSRTGYGIIGNKAASGTEILDELGEEHMATKKMIVYTSADSVLQIAAHEEVFGLDELYRACEIARELTMKPEWKVGRVIARPFIGDKKGAFTRTSNRHDYALKPFGKTELDHLKDAGLDVISVGKIIDIFDGEGITDYHRSKSNFHGMEQTIDIVKNTDFTGLMFVNLVDFDALWGHRRNPEGYAKQLEEFDGQLAELLASLRNDDLLIITADHGNDPTHPGTDHTREEVPVLYYSPSFTHFGPLKDKGFFADIAQTIADNFNTAKPEYGTSVLDELI; the protein is encoded by the coding sequence ATGGGGAAATATAAGTTTAATCGAATTATTACAGTCGTTATGGACTCTGTGGGAGCAGGAGCAGCCCATGATGCAGAAAAGTATGGCGATGCCGGTTCAGATACACTTGGACACATCGGTGAAGCTGTAGGGGGGCTCAATCTTCCTTACCTTCAAAATTTAGGCCTTGGAAATCTACATCCAATCAAGGGTGTTGATCCTGTAGAAAAACCACACGGATATTATACGAAACTTGTTGAAACTTCTGCAGGAAAAGATACGATGACTGGTCACTGGGAATTAATGGGCTTATTCATCGATGAACCTTTTATTACATTTACTGAGACAGGATTTCCACAAGATTTACTGGATGAACTTTCATCGCGAACAGGGTATGGCATTATTGGAAATAAAGCTGCGAGTGGCACTGAAATCTTAGATGAGCTTGGTGAAGAACACATGGCAACTAAAAAGATGATTGTTTACACCTCTGCTGACTCTGTACTGCAAATTGCAGCTCATGAAGAAGTGTTTGGTTTGGATGAATTGTATCGCGCATGTGAAATTGCACGTGAACTCACAATGAAACCTGAATGGAAGGTTGGACGTGTCATTGCACGGCCGTTTATCGGTGACAAAAAAGGTGCGTTTACACGTACTTCAAATAGACATGATTATGCTTTGAAGCCATTTGGGAAAACAGAGTTAGATCATTTGAAAGATGCTGGCTTGGATGTAATCAGTGTTGGGAAAATTATTGATATCTTTGATGGTGAAGGAATTACAGATTACCATCGATCCAAGAGCAATTTCCATGGAATGGAACAAACCATCGATATTGTTAAGAACACTGATTTTACAGGATTGATGTTTGTTAATCTTGTTGATTTTGATGCACTTTGGGGTCATCGTAGAAATCCTGAAGGATATGCAAAACAATTAGAGGAATTTGACGGACAATTAGCAGAACTTCTTGCGTCACTTAGAAATGATGATTTACTCATCATAACTGCAGATCATGGTAATGATCCAACACATCCTGGAACCGATCATACACGTGAAGAAGTACCGGTGCTATACTACTCACCATCATTCACGCATTTTGGTCCACTTAAAGATAAAGGATTCTTTGCTGACATTGCACAAACAATTGCGGATAACTTCAATACAGCTAAACCTGAATATGGGACATCAGTATTGGATGAACTAATATAA
- the pepD gene encoding beta-Ala-His dipeptidase, with protein MAESRIIELFKQISEIPRASFDEERISNFIVDFGLRLGLETIQDEHFNVIIKKQATPGYEDVPTLLLQGHMDMVAEKNKSSNHDFSIDPLSLCVRDGHLWANNTTLGADDGVGVAYMLAILEDTQIHHPALECVFTVQEEVGLIGAENLDMSGLKSELMLGLDSGGENIVCVSSTGGVYSRLIAPIDYEATSYETLQISIRGLLGGHSGIDIDKEYGNALKIAGFILRRALDKFEIRLVDIEGGLKVNAICREVDFEIALNNELIEPFKQWIDSIIDELKFQFQFSDPGLEISISDGQSHRVLSKQSTQKIIDLLFMLPYGVIHKSMAIKDLVIASANIGKIALENNQLEILLSVRATQAFVLDNLMRQVQWITDNLGVQIDVTAHYPGWNYDKDSKLRKQLKDVFFELRGYEIVEEATHGGLELGIFKDKMPALDIVNIGPLMYDIHTPSEHLDLASFERTYEFILAFMKSLNTFNQ; from the coding sequence ATGGCAGAATCTAGAATCATTGAACTATTTAAACAAATTAGTGAAATACCCCGTGCTTCTTTTGACGAAGAACGCATTAGTAATTTTATTGTTGATTTTGGTTTGCGTTTAGGACTTGAAACCATCCAAGATGAACACTTTAACGTTATCATCAAGAAACAAGCAACACCTGGATATGAAGATGTTCCAACATTATTACTTCAAGGTCACATGGACATGGTCGCAGAGAAGAATAAATCAAGCAACCATGATTTTAGTATAGACCCCCTTTCATTATGTGTTAGGGATGGACATTTGTGGGCAAATAATACAACATTAGGCGCTGATGACGGTGTTGGTGTTGCTTATATGCTCGCAATCCTTGAAGACACACAAATTCATCACCCTGCCCTTGAATGTGTCTTCACTGTGCAAGAAGAAGTCGGTCTTATTGGCGCTGAAAACTTAGATATGTCAGGTTTAAAGTCAGAATTAATGCTGGGTCTTGATAGTGGTGGTGAGAATATCGTTTGTGTATCATCAACAGGTGGCGTGTACAGCAGACTCATCGCTCCAATCGATTATGAAGCAACCTCTTATGAAACACTTCAGATTAGCATCCGTGGGCTTCTAGGCGGTCATTCAGGAATCGATATTGATAAAGAATATGGAAACGCATTGAAAATCGCAGGGTTTATCTTACGACGTGCCTTGGATAAATTTGAGATTCGCCTTGTGGATATTGAAGGCGGCTTAAAAGTTAACGCTATTTGTCGCGAAGTAGATTTTGAAATTGCACTGAATAATGAACTGATTGAACCCTTTAAGCAATGGATAGATTCAATCATCGATGAATTAAAATTTCAGTTTCAATTCAGTGATCCTGGTTTAGAAATCTCTATCTCAGATGGCCAATCACATAGAGTCCTGAGTAAGCAAAGTACTCAAAAGATAATTGATCTTTTGTTTATGTTACCCTATGGCGTGATTCATAAGAGTATGGCAATCAAAGATTTAGTAATTGCTTCAGCAAACATTGGAAAGATCGCACTTGAAAATAATCAACTTGAAATACTCCTTTCTGTTCGCGCAACCCAAGCATTCGTCTTGGATAACTTAATGAGACAGGTTCAATGGATTACCGATAATTTAGGGGTGCAAATCGATGTTACGGCCCATTATCCTGGTTGGAACTATGATAAGGATTCGAAACTAAGAAAACAGCTTAAGGATGTGTTCTTTGAGCTTCGAGGTTATGAAATTGTTGAAGAAGCAACACATGGTGGGCTTGAGCTGGGAATCTTTAAAGATAAGATGCCTGCGCTTGATATCGTCAATATCGGTCCCCTTATGTATGATATTCATACCCCTTCTGAACATCTTGACCTCGCGTCATTTGAAAGAACCTATGAATTTATTCTTGCATTCATGAAGTCACTGAACACCTTCAATCAATAA
- a CDS encoding zinc-binding dehydrogenase has product METKAVRLYGVNDVRLETFELPEIKDDEILVKVVSDSICMSSYKTIIQGANHKRVPDNVHENPIILGHEFAGDIIKVGKKWQDQFKPGQKFAQQPALNYKGSLASPGYSYPYFGGDCTYCIIPQEVMELGCLMVYEGDSYYSASLGEPMSCVIGGFNANYHTNKRNYDHEMGIKEGGYLLILGGTGPMGLGAIDYAGALEKKPKMVVVTDISQDRLDRAKKVLPETKMKEKGIELVYFNPNDYDDDEQALMDLTNGHGYDDVFVYVPVKDLAEQGNRLLAFDGCLNVFAGPTDKNFLANINLYDVHYTSTHIMGTTGGNNDDLIEALDLASKGLINPSLMITHIGGLNSAGETTKNLPNIPGGKKLIYTHIELPLTAIEDFKALGQDNELFKALDLLCEKYNGLWNKEAEHYLLNYFNV; this is encoded by the coding sequence ATGGAAACAAAAGCAGTACGCCTTTATGGTGTTAATGACGTTCGTCTTGAAACTTTTGAATTGCCTGAAATAAAAGACGATGAGATCTTAGTAAAAGTTGTGTCAGACAGCATTTGCATGTCCTCATATAAAACAATCATTCAAGGTGCGAATCACAAACGTGTGCCAGATAATGTTCATGAAAACCCAATTATTTTAGGTCATGAGTTTGCAGGAGATATTATTAAGGTAGGCAAGAAATGGCAAGACCAATTTAAACCCGGTCAAAAATTTGCGCAACAACCGGCATTAAATTACAAAGGCAGCTTAGCATCACCTGGCTATTCATACCCATATTTTGGCGGGGATTGCACGTATTGCATCATCCCACAAGAAGTTATGGAACTTGGATGCCTTATGGTATATGAAGGGGATTCATATTATAGTGCAAGTTTAGGAGAACCTATGTCGTGTGTAATTGGTGGGTTTAACGCAAATTATCATACCAATAAAAGAAACTACGACCACGAAATGGGGATAAAAGAGGGGGGATATCTTCTAATTTTAGGTGGAACTGGCCCGATGGGTCTTGGAGCAATTGATTATGCTGGTGCTCTAGAAAAGAAACCAAAAATGGTGGTTGTAACCGATATTAGTCAAGATCGCCTTGACCGTGCTAAGAAAGTCCTTCCTGAAACAAAAATGAAAGAAAAAGGGATTGAATTAGTCTATTTTAATCCAAATGATTATGACGATGACGAACAAGCACTCATGGACCTGACAAACGGACACGGCTATGATGATGTATTTGTGTATGTTCCAGTGAAAGATTTAGCTGAACAAGGAAATCGACTCTTGGCCTTTGACGGATGTTTAAATGTCTTTGCAGGACCAACCGACAAAAACTTCTTAGCAAACATAAATCTCTATGATGTGCATTATACTAGTACACATATCATGGGTACAACTGGTGGTAATAATGATGATTTAATTGAAGCACTTGATTTAGCAAGCAAAGGTCTGATTAATCCATCCTTAATGATCACACATATTGGTGGTTTAAACAGTGCTGGTGAAACAACCAAGAATCTTCCAAACATTCCTGGTGGTAAGAAATTAATCTATACACATATAGAACTGCCATTGACAGCGATTGAAGATTTTAAAGCATTGGGTCAAGACAACGAATTATTTAAAGCGTTAGATCTATTATGCGAAAAATATAATGGACTTTGGAATAAAGAAGCTGAACATTATCTCTTAAATTACTTCAACGTTTAA
- a CDS encoding PTS sugar transporter subunit IIA: MEITFQDIELNMAFQTKEDSIRYAGRKLVERGYVVEPYIETMIQRDILTTTYIGNGVAIPHGTDEARDFILKSGIVVLQVPQGIEYNGECATVIFGIAGKNNTHMDILSQIAIVCSNEDNVKRITNAESKEEIIQILNGK; this comes from the coding sequence ATGGAAATTACATTTCAAGATATCGAACTCAACATGGCGTTTCAAACTAAGGAAGACTCAATCCGATATGCAGGACGCAAACTTGTTGAACGGGGTTATGTTGTGGAACCATATATAGAAACAATGATCCAAAGAGATATCCTAACAACAACTTACATCGGAAACGGTGTTGCGATACCACATGGTACAGATGAAGCACGTGACTTTATCTTAAAATCAGGAATTGTCGTCTTACAAGTACCGCAAGGTATCGAATATAATGGAGAATGTGCAACCGTTATTTTTGGAATTGCTGGAAAAAACAATACACATATGGATATTTTGTCTCAAATCGCGATTGTGTGTTCAAATGAAGACAACGTCAAAAGAATCACAAATGCTGAGTCAAAAGAAGAAATAATCCAAATCCTGAACGGAAAATAG
- a CDS encoding BglG family transcription antiterminator translates to MLVSARGRLILEKLLVSSFPISIDTMAKTLGVSSRTIRRDLDEITSICTDYDLKLIIRNNTLSIDGLEKNIQTFKWHLFDLSYSEFTPLERQNFILKQLIKSNDTLTITSLANELNVTESTIRADLLKIKDEYGQSIKIDTKRGTGISLIATEIEKRTIIRNMVHNTISTPLLVQFLYQNDTDTNRLFIKDRLLGLIDDNRLIIVDQELKKWHETQEYKLADESYFTLLVHVSIAVERIKEQELVKVYDTNIEDIVESDEYQDAIQILSNIMDTPQTDLPENEIIYVAQYLRSAKLKDSHHLIERDTMRATNLAQKLIHRIQNDLDYHFNDETLLKGLITHLRSALRRLDQNMMISNPLIDSIKEEHGLLFNTISKAVEDIFVDIYVNEDEIGYLVLHFGAAIIQSQKKKFSCLIVCSSGIGTSKMLLTRIQKTFPQFSKLKTTSVFDVLQRDDHQLYDIIISTLDLGNVNFDYLLVSPILSNQDIENITSHLSLMNVNSLRYETPQSVSLNEAMDYFETLSKTSTLMSQLIEDFEVRMLTVNSNSIEDYIRAMCLVAMTQSESEPELVVKSMLNGGHKNSFAIPNTHLAFFHERSAGIKKSTLKVFPLTQPIQILGLDNRNHWVNTFILLLAPEKLEQYELELLSFTSSLIIDNEEAPGIFEMGDQNEITTYLVSRYRGFIQKGV, encoded by the coding sequence ATGTTAGTTTCTGCTCGGGGACGATTAATCCTTGAAAAATTGCTCGTATCGAGTTTTCCAATATCAATCGATACGATGGCTAAAACATTGGGAGTTAGTAGTCGAACGATTCGACGTGATTTAGACGAAATAACATCAATATGTACTGATTACGATCTGAAACTTATAATAAGAAACAACACCTTAAGCATCGATGGTTTAGAGAAAAACATTCAAACATTTAAATGGCACTTATTTGACCTATCCTATAGTGAATTTACCCCACTTGAACGTCAAAACTTTATCCTTAAGCAACTCATAAAATCAAACGATACGCTCACAATCACATCCCTTGCAAATGAATTAAATGTTACGGAGTCAACAATTCGTGCTGACCTTTTAAAAATTAAAGATGAATATGGGCAATCCATCAAGATTGATACAAAAAGGGGCACAGGCATCTCACTAATTGCGACTGAAATCGAAAAACGAACGATTATTCGGAATATGGTCCATAACACCATTTCAACGCCGCTTCTTGTTCAATTCTTATATCAAAACGATACAGATACGAATCGACTCTTTATAAAAGACAGACTCTTGGGCTTAATTGATGACAATCGATTAATTATTGTTGACCAAGAACTTAAAAAATGGCATGAGACACAAGAATATAAATTAGCAGATGAATCCTATTTTACCTTATTGGTTCATGTATCTATTGCAGTAGAACGGATTAAGGAACAAGAACTTGTCAAAGTGTATGATACTAATATTGAAGATATCGTTGAATCCGATGAATACCAGGATGCAATTCAGATACTCTCAAACATCATGGACACACCACAAACTGATCTCCCTGAAAATGAGATTATTTATGTCGCTCAATACCTGAGAAGTGCTAAACTCAAGGATTCACACCATCTTATTGAACGGGATACGATGCGTGCAACGAATCTTGCTCAAAAGCTGATTCATCGCATTCAAAACGACCTGGACTATCACTTTAACGACGAAACACTATTAAAAGGACTCATCACACACTTAAGAAGCGCGCTCAGAAGACTGGATCAAAACATGATGATCTCCAATCCATTGATTGACTCAATTAAGGAAGAACATGGTCTATTGTTTAATACAATCTCTAAAGCAGTGGAAGATATATTCGTTGATATTTATGTCAATGAGGATGAAATTGGTTACCTCGTATTACACTTTGGTGCAGCAATAATTCAATCTCAGAAGAAAAAGTTCTCGTGTTTGATTGTGTGTTCAAGCGGTATTGGAACCTCTAAAATGCTCTTAACGCGCATTCAAAAGACATTCCCACAGTTTTCTAAGCTTAAAACAACTTCAGTATTTGATGTACTTCAGCGTGATGACCATCAGTTATACGATATCATCATTTCAACACTAGATCTTGGTAATGTAAACTTTGACTATCTCCTTGTGAGTCCCATTCTATCAAATCAGGATATTGAGAACATCACATCACACTTATCCTTGATGAATGTTAACAGTTTGCGCTATGAAACACCTCAGTCAGTATCGCTCAATGAAGCGATGGATTATTTTGAAACACTTTCCAAAACATCCACACTCATGTCTCAACTAATTGAAGACTTTGAAGTTCGTATGTTGACTGTCAACTCCAATTCAATTGAAGATTACATACGTGCAATGTGTTTAGTTGCAATGACTCAAAGTGAATCAGAACCAGAACTTGTTGTGAAATCGATGCTTAACGGGGGACACAAAAACAGTTTCGCCATTCCAAATACACACCTTGCTTTTTTTCATGAAAGGTCTGCAGGAATAAAAAAATCAACCCTAAAAGTATTTCCATTGACTCAACCCATTCAAATTCTGGGATTGGATAATCGAAATCACTGGGTTAATACCTTTATTCTCTTGTTAGCACCTGAGAAACTTGAGCAATACGAATTGGAACTCTTAAGTTTTACCAGTTCGCTCATCATCGACAATGAAGAAGCTCCAGGCATATTTGAAATGGGTGATCAAAACGAAATTACAACGTATCTCGTGTCGAGATATAGAGGATTTATACAAAAAGGAGTATAG
- a CDS encoding PTS mannitol transporter subunit IICB, which yields MSENKSLKVKVQRFGSYLSGMVMPNIGAFIAWGLITALFIATGWAPNEHLAQLVDPMIKYLLPVLIGYTGGKLIYDTRGGVIASTVTMGLIVGSSIPMFLGAMIMGPFSAWLLKKFDGLVEGKIPAGFEMLINNFSSGILGGILAVCSLIIIGPAVEQLNNFMANGADLLISNSLLPLVSIFVEPAKVLFLNNAINHGVLGPIALDQVAEHGKSLLYLVEANPGPGLGILVAYTLFGKGTAKQTAPGAIIIHFLGGIHEIYFPYILMNPILLLAAISGGMVGVFTLSITNAGLVAAASPGSIFAILAMTERNSYIGVILSVILSATVSFIVSAVILRRSKDSEMSLETATQNVQSAKAQSKVQLTPSSIKKIIFACDAGMGSSAMGASVLRNKIKNAGLDIEVTNAAISQLPNDGDIIVTHVDLKDRVLDKRPGAHVITVTNFLSEGEYTDLVNSLKK from the coding sequence ATGTCAGAAAACAAAAGTTTAAAAGTGAAAGTGCAACGCTTTGGAAGCTACCTCAGTGGAATGGTTATGCCAAATATCGGTGCATTCATTGCTTGGGGTCTTATTACAGCACTCTTTATCGCAACTGGATGGGCTCCAAATGAACATCTTGCTCAACTAGTAGACCCTATGATTAAATACCTCCTACCGGTATTGATTGGGTATACTGGTGGTAAACTAATCTACGATACACGTGGAGGCGTCATCGCTTCAACCGTAACGATGGGGTTAATTGTTGGATCTTCGATTCCAATGTTCTTAGGTGCAATGATTATGGGGCCATTCTCAGCATGGCTACTAAAGAAATTTGACGGACTTGTTGAAGGGAAAATCCCAGCTGGATTTGAAATGCTTATCAATAACTTTTCTTCAGGAATCTTAGGAGGAATCCTTGCAGTTTGTTCACTCATTATTATTGGACCTGCTGTTGAACAGCTCAACAACTTTATGGCCAATGGTGCTGACCTCTTAATTTCAAATAGTTTATTGCCACTGGTTAGCATTTTTGTGGAACCCGCAAAAGTACTCTTCTTGAACAATGCAATTAATCATGGAGTTTTGGGACCAATCGCACTCGACCAAGTTGCGGAACATGGTAAATCATTGCTCTATCTTGTAGAAGCAAACCCTGGCCCTGGTCTTGGAATTTTGGTTGCTTATACATTATTTGGTAAGGGGACAGCTAAACAAACCGCACCAGGTGCGATTATCATTCATTTCTTAGGTGGAATTCATGAAATTTACTTCCCATATATTTTGATGAACCCAATTCTCTTGCTTGCAGCAATTTCTGGTGGTATGGTAGGCGTATTTACACTATCGATTACGAATGCAGGTCTTGTTGCTGCAGCGTCACCAGGAAGCATCTTTGCAATCCTAGCAATGACAGAAAGAAACTCATACATTGGTGTTATACTAAGTGTGATATTATCAGCAACTGTTTCATTTATTGTTTCTGCAGTCATCTTAAGACGATCAAAAGACTCAGAAATGTCACTTGAAACTGCAACTCAAAATGTTCAATCAGCAAAAGCGCAATCAAAAGTTCAACTCACTCCATCTTCAATAAAGAAAATTATCTTTGCATGTGATGCAGGTATGGGTTCAAGCGCTATGGGAGCTTCTGTTCTTAGAAACAAAATTAAGAATGCTGGACTTGATATTGAGGTGACAAATGCTGCAATTTCACAATTACCAAATGATGGAGACATCATTGTAACGCATGTAGATTTAAAAGACCGTGTCCTTGATAAACGTCCAGGTGCACATGTCATTACTGTAACAAACTTCTTAAGTGAAGGAGAATATACTGATTTAGTTAACTCATTAAAAAAATAA